The genomic stretch AATATCGCTTTCACGCCCTACGATCTTCAAAAACTTTGGAGCGGCACGAGTGACAATCCAAGTTCCACGATCCGATTACTTTATATCGACGGCACGCGCTGCCGCGCCTCTTATGACGCGCTTGTGCAACTGTGCGCGATCGCAAGCGGAAATGCTTCCAAGAGTTTTTCCGCGCTCGCCTGGAACAGCACGGAGGCGAACACCGTGACCGCTGCCGAATTGCAGGTGTTTCAAAATACGATCGGACACGAGAATTCCGTGACCGCTCTGAACGGGACGCTGACGAGCAGTTCTTCCCTGACGGACGGTTCTGAAACCGCGCTCATCGGCGGCATCGGTTATACGTACACTTGGGAGGCTTATACATTCTTTACCGCGCGCTCGGTTTCGCAAAACCCCGTAGACACGACCGTCGCGGTGAGCAGTAACGCCAACGCGCAGTTTGTCGGGGTGCGTTTTCCTGTACGATTTTCAAGGCCCGACTCTACGAGCGTTCTGTATATAGCGGGCGACGAGGGCGATCATGATATTTCATATTTCGATTCCCAACTTGTCAGTTATCTTTTTGCCAATAATTGCTTTACCGAAACAGTTGCCAACTCCAACCGATGGACGTTGAATCAAAGCGTTACCGTTGAAACAGATATCGGGATCAGCGATTTGAAAAATCTGCATTTATTGCAAAACGGCGCGTATGGCGTGACCGTCGCAGCAGGCACCAACCCGCTCGCATATAAAAACGAAACGTATACGGTAAAAGAAAATAAATTGCCGACTCCAGGCGGTACGGTTTTCAAATTTTTGTCTGTCGATCTCGTGAATTTGGATAAACAAGGAACCATCAAAGACTTTTTATATTATGACTCGATAGATTCCGTCTATACGGTCAAACTCCCCTCATATCTTTGGATGGGCGGCAACAGAGAGATAATCGTCTGGTCGATATCGGGCAATATTTCCCAAACCGACGCGCAAAACTACATTACCTTTACGACCGATGCCGACGGCGCTATACTCATGATCATCGACAGTTCCAAAATCCCCGCAAATGCGGGAGTCGGAGAATATCTCCATACGCTCACGGCTACCGTCAACGGCACGTCGCAGAAGTCCGAGTTTACCATTCGGCACGGAGCGGAAACTTCAAACGCGGCGATCTATTACGATACGTATGTGCAGGTCGCAGTTGTGAACGGTCAGATCGTCTTGCAGAATGCCGCGGGCGAAACGTATTATGTTGTAGAAGGCGTTACCGCGCCCGACGCCACGCTCTATCTTTATAACAATAAGTTTTATACGCAATATCGTTCCGGCGCGGTGGAAATCCCCGTCGTATTCGCATCTACGATCATTCAGAGCGGACGTTTCCGCGACTGGCTGCAAACGACGAAATTGAACAACGACGAGGGAAAAGTTTTCGGCGATTCAGACGCAGTCAACGGATATATCCTTTCGAAGTCGTTTATCGGTTCTGTCACCGCTCTGTCTTTCGGCAATTTCGGAGAAACGAACTCAAAAGGCATCACCTCGATTTCAGGTATCGAAATTTTCTACAATTTAAAAAACCTGACCGCGGCGGCGGGCGCATTTTCGAATATCGAGGCGCTTTCATCATTACATTTGACATCGTTCGTATATGGAAATTCAGATGTCGGCATTACCGACTTCCGTAATTTCATCATCAATGATTTCACGCCCCTTTTAAAAGGATCTCAAAATACGCTCGAAACCTTTTCGTATAACGGATTGGGAACGACGCAGATGACCGATCTAAATTTCCTGCTCGGATTTGCTAAACTGAAAACCGTGAACATAGCCACAAGCACTTCGCTCGCCGGCAATGCGAACGGATTGTCGTATCTGCGCACTTCTTCTTTCCAATATTTGCTGAACGCGCTCCATGATAAGGGCGTAAACGTATTCGTCCACAAGGAATTGGCCGTTAAATTCGGATTGACTTACGACACGGATTTGAAAAACGGTACAAACGTTTATGCGCTCGTATCCTCGGCAGACTTTGCGCAAGCGTCGGAAATTCTTTCGCGATTCGCGGGAACAGAACAGACGGTAACTCTGGAAAACGGATACCGTCTGACCGCGGATATAAGTAATTACGCGCAGGAAGGTAACAACATTATCATGAAACTGCCCGCGGCGATCAACCGCGACGGGACGCTGTACCGCATCGAATGGAAACGGGCAAGCGCCAACGTCGCCGTAAACGGTTATTATCTCACAAAAGCACTGCAAATCGGAAACACCTTATTCGACGCCGATATCCCGCTTACCGCCTCGCAGGCACAGACGATTCTCGCTTCTACAGAGTACTATGCCGCGCAGAAATCGGGCGAAACGCTCCTATACTCTTCCGTGACCGTTCAACTGACAAATCCCGCTGTCCCTGAATCCTGCATAGACGCGCGCGCGGTATGCCGCATATTCAGCGACGGATACGCTTACGAAAGAACGTTTACATTGTCCATGAGAGGAAATACGCTATGACACGCAAACGCAAAATCTTAATAATATTGCTTGTTCTCGCGTTTGCGCTGTCGGCGATCTCCTTCGGCGCGGTCTACGCATACAACGTGCTGGTCCGTTACAATTATAACGTAAAGGCGGAAACGCCCCTGCTTTCGGCCTCTGTTTCCGAGGACGGAGCGACGCTCACCGTGACCAATGCGGGCGGCGCATACACGACGAAATGCGACGTTATTCTGACGATGGAAGGCGCGGGCACGCTGAACGCACAGGCACCCGATCTGCTCGTAACCTATTCGGAAAACGGCAAAGAGCGCGTTCGCTCCGTCTACAAAAATCTCGCACTGAACGGTAGTTCGACCGACTTTCATATCGAAAGCGCGAGCGCCGTCGAAATTCTGGCCGTCCGTCCCGCGGAGGCTGCGTATAACGGAGAAACGGTCGAATACCGCAACGCTTATGTTTCCTCGACGCAGGATCTGAAACTTTTAAACACGCAGGAAAATTATAATAATCCCTTTGAATTTATCGGCAACGCGCTTTCGAAAAATACCGTGGCGTATGCGGTCTGCCTCATCGACGATATTACGCTCGACGAATCGCTGACGCTGAACTTCCCCTGTTCCCTCGATACGCTCGACAGAACCCTTACGCTGCAACACGATCTTACGATCCGCCATTCCTATGCGGGACGGTTTTATCTTGCGGGGCTAAAACCCGTCGCCATAAGCGACGGCGTCACTTTTACCGTGATCGCTCCCAAAGGGTATTACGACGTTTCCGAAACGCTCGGATTGAACGAACAGAATTTTATCGGCACATTCGATTATGCAACGTACGGCGACGAAATTTTAAACGACGCTTTGAACTTTGCAAAAACATTTATTCCCGAACGCGTCTGTAAAAGCCTGCTCCTTCCTATGCAATATCAAAGTTTCGGCGTAAACCTCTATTATGAGTTCGCAGATACAAAAATTCCTTTTTACGGTGAAATTTCCGAAAAAGGCGCACTGCAAAGGAAAGAAACGACAGAACGTTACATAATCACCATTACGGCGGAGCGAGGCGGAAAAAAGCGCGTCGCTACGGCTGATTTCCGAGTGATCGGTACGGGCGATAGCGCCTTTTCGGAAGTTTTGGGCGAAGTCCTGTCCGAGCGGATTTACGCCGAAAGCGAGGATACCGAACTCCTGTCCGTCCTCGGCGAGCTATGCGCCGCAGGCGATTTTTCGCAGGCATTTACGCTACAAATTTCCGATAACTCGGCCCTTCCCGAAAACGACGAAAATACGGTGAAATTTTTTGCCAACGGCACGGCGGCACAGAGCGTACAATTTGTTTACGACGCCGCAAACGGCTATCTGACGGCCGATTCGGTAAAAATCGAATCATTTTTCTTAAGAAGAGGCGCGCTCCCCGTTGCCGAAAGTATCACGCTGACGTTGATCGTAAATTCGGTCAGCACGGAAAAAATCTTTTCCGTCAGACAGGCGATCGTCGAAGAAGCGCTATATTATCTGCGGGATTCTTCGCCCGCGTTCATCACCAATCAGCCGTACAGCGTGCTGAATCTTCGCGCGGACGGCCTGTACCTCGGCAACACCAAGATCACTTCGTCGAAACTCAATTTAACGGCTCTGCGCTATTGTCTGGTCACGTCCGACGGTACGACGGATACAACCGTCGACGCAGCCGCTTATTTCACGCTCGGCGATGATGGGCTGACGCTTTCGCTATTAACTGATCAGACGGAAATTCCGAAAAATTTATACCTTAAGTACGAATGCGCGTTTTCGGGCGAAAATGCGCCGCGCATTTTAAAACAGCGCGTCGTACAGGCGATCCCCGGCTCTGGCGGCGAAAATACGGGATTCGAGAGCAACAACCCTTTCGACGCTCTGTTTTTAAGTTCGGAAGTCAACTGGTTGGAAGGCGGAACGTTCGAAGTGCCGCCCACTTCTTCATCCTATTTTGCCGACATCGAGATCCTCAGCGTCGGCGGCGAAACCTACAACGCGGCAAAACATAAACTCTGTTATCTCGATTATTCCGGAAACGAGTTCGCACACGCGGGAAACACTTATTATAAGATCATCGAATTTACGACCGACCGAAATTATGTTCCCGATTCCAACACGCCTGTAAAGGTGCGCTGCACTTATCTGGAATCGGAAACCGAAAGCGTAGTGCTTACGCAGGATTATACGTTTACAATACACGGTATTTTCAAATGCGGCGATAATTCCGAATTGGTCGGCGATAAATCGGGCTACACCCCTTACGTATTCGAAGACCAAACCTTTTATCAAATGACGATCTCCTTGCTCGACGCCGTTTACGTTTCCGAACTTTCGGACGGCGCGAGGCTTATCCTTTCGGACAGCAAATATTTTCAAGGCACGCTCGATTACTCGAAACTTTCTTCTTTGGCGCCCGCAGAGGGCGTGCGTCTCGACGGAATCGAACGGCTCGCGAACAGTCCGAGCATAAATTTTCACGGCGTGAAGATCGCGGATCTTTCCGCTTTTGCCGCCTACGAAGGCTCTGCCTTAAAGACGCTGAATTTATCGGACTGCGCGCTTACGGACGGCATACTGTACGGGCTTGACGCCGAAAACTCCTGGATTTACGGTCTGCATCTGATGAACGCCGACCTTTCCGCCAACAGCGTTTCCCGCACCGATAAACTTTTGGCGCGAACGGTCGCAAGCCTCGATCTGTCCTCGCAGAAAAACGGCTGTTTAAGCGAAATCGGCGGATTAAATAACTTGATGGAACTGACGAACCTTACCCTGTCCGACAATGCGATCTATAGGTTCGAGACGCTAAAAAATCTGAAAAACCTACGTATTTTAAAGATAGACGGCAATCGGTTGAACGATCCCATGTACGGTACGGACGGCGCGTTGAACGTGCCCGTTTACGTGTGGATGATCAAGACGAACGCCGTCGGGATCTACGCGCAGAAAGACAGCGACGTTGCTTTGAAAATTTCGGACGGAAATGCAAACAAGTTCAGCGAAGGCGGCTGTATCGATACGAAAACGGCGGCGGGCTGCGTTGCGCTCAACGCTTTCGCCATGCCAACGAAACTGTACAGCCAAAATGCGAAAACGAAGTTGGAAGCGGATATCACAGGCTTGAACGTCTCCGATTATCGTTTTCGATTTTCCGATCTGAACGGCGTTACCGATAATTCTCTTACCTATATTGTGGACTATGCGAACTCGTCTGTAATCAGCGGTACCCTTACCGACGACGCGGCGTGCTGTTACATTGTGGCGGCGACAGATCTGAGCGGCAATGTTACGGCGTACAGAGAATTTTCCGTCACTGTTTATTACGCGGAGGTCCAGTCATGAAAAACCGCAAAAAAATAATGATCGCATCTTTTGCCCTCGCCGCGGCGCTGCTCGCCGCCGCGGGTACGATATTCGCTTGGTTCATCAAGCCGCAAAGTTCGGTGGTCGTAGTCACCGGCGACGCCAGATTACAGGCAAGCGGATATTATGCCGTAGTTTCGACGGAAGAGAGCGCCGTCCCCGAATATAGACCACTCGACAAAACAAGTCTTACAAAAATTACCGACTTAGACCAAAACCACTATATCGCTTTCCTTTTCGACGTGACGAATCAGACCGAAACGGACGTCAATCTTTCTTTGCGGCTCGGAGAATTTTCGGAATATATTTTCAGTTTGTTTTCCGATTACCGTGCGGAATGCGGCGAGCAGTCCTCCGCCGCGTTTACGCCTTCGGAAACTTTGCTGAATAATGCGATGGCGCTCGCCGCCGCGCATACCGCAAAATTCACGCTCTCTTTCGACGATTTCAATTACCGCTATGCCGATGTTACGGAACAAACCGACGTCGCCTTATCGACGGACGGTTATCTGTGGCGATACGCCTTTTCCGAAAAAGTCGCGGAAAATATCCCGCTTGCACCGCAGCAGTCCCTTTCGCTATGCTTTTCTATGGTCATTCGCCAATCGATGGAAGCAATCGACGCTTACCGCGGCTGGCTGTGCGGAACCGCGTCCCAGACGGGTTACGGGCAATCTCGCTGCGCTAATCTCGGCTACACAAAAACTTTCGACGCGCTGACAGAAAATGAACGGGCGATCGTAGACGCATATCTTGCCTTTTTCATGCAATGCGAGATCGACGCGCTGAATGCAGACGATCTGACGAACGCACAGTTCAATCTGGATATCGATTATTTTGAATTTATCGGCGAGAATGCATAAATTCGGCATAAAAAAAGACGGTCAAAAGACCGTCCTTTTTTATACGCCGCGTTTTTCGTCGATATATGTCGCTTCCAGATCGGAAACGTGCATGAGCACGGCGAGAGGATATTTATCGTACGCCTCGCTGATGGAAGGATCCCAGCCCTTGACACGGGTATCGAATCCGCCCATGTGCCAGTTGATCGCCATCGCCTCTTCGCGCGTCAGGCGCATGAAACTGCTGATGATATAAACGGACTTTTCACCGTGGCCGAAAGGAAAAAGTTCTTCCCTAGCATAATAGGGCCTGCGCACCCATTCGCCGTTTTCTTTGACGTTGCGGAAATCCTGTTTGTAAAAATCGATCTTGCAAAGATCGTGCAGCAAACCGCAGACGGCAATAGATTCGTGCGGTACGCGTTCCTCCCAGATTTCGCCGTATTCGTTCTGCACGGCAAACAACAGCCTCTTATATGTATTGACGCTGTGTTCGCACAGTCCGCCCTCGTAGGCGCAGTGATAGCGCGTACTTGCGGGCGCACGGAAAAAATCCGATTTGAAAAGATATTCCCGCAATGCCGCGGCGCCTTCGCGATGGATACAGGCGTCGTAAATGTTTAAAAATTCTTCTTGTTTGTCTTTCATTCGTCACTCCTTTGCGTTCAGTTTACCATATCTTTCGGCGCATTGCAAGCGACTTATCAAAAACAGCGTAAATTTAATCGAGCGGCGTTACGCTCAAACGGAGGCGAAAGGATATTTCTTCGTTCGGAGCGATTTTCGAGTAGTGAAAACCGTCGTCCAATTTCGTCGTGCACGGTTCGAGTCCGAGCGCGTAATCTCCGCTCGCCATGCTCTTCCACTGCACGAATTCGGGAAGCATATCGCCAGAATACGCGAGGCTGAAACGCTTTTGAATTTTCTTGTTTTCCAGAGAAACGCAAGGCTCTTTCAGCCGCAAAAAATAACAGGTCTCCTCCTCTTCGGGCACGGGCGCGGTAATGATACTCCTTTGCGCGGCACGTTCTTTTGCCCATGCCGTGCGTGGAATTGCCTCTTCGATCTCCGCTCTGATCTCGGCGCCCTCGTCCAGCATGGGATAGCCCACGTTCACATGATACAAAAGGCAATAATCCTCTTCGCGGAATCCGAGATTGACGAGCGTATCTTTCAAAGTGACCGTATCGGAACCGATATCTGAATAAATTCTGCGTTTCAAGAGCAGATTTTTTCCGAACAGCGCGGTGTCGGAAATCTCGCCTTCGACAAAGATGCCCCTATTTGAACATTCCGCGCGCGTGATCTTTGCAGCGCGGCCGTGCAAGGTTCCGTGCAGAGGAAATCCCTCGCGCGCGCCTACGCTGTCCAAACCGCAGGTATAGACCATGCCGCCCTCGAACCGCTGCAAAAAATCGCCGTGTTCGGCTTTAAACCCGTTTTTGGACACAAAAGAAATATTTTTTCCCTCGCAGTATAACTGCATTATGTCCAAAGCCTTGCTCTCGTTGAGCAGAAACCGAATTTTGCCGTTGTCGCAATCGAGCACGCGAAGACCGTTCGCTCCGCCCTCGGTCAAGGTATATCGGCGCAAGGACGCGACTTGCTGAAAATTTGAAATTTTCGCGTCCACCCTACGCCTCCCGGCCGCTGAATACACGGAGCGTACGTTCGGCGTTTGCCGCCATGGCATTCTGTGCGCGAAGGGCCAGATCGTGGTAGAAACCCGTTTCTTTTTCCTCGGCCTGCGCCTTTGCAGCCGCGTAGCCCGCATACGACATATAGGTATAGTAGTTGATCTTGGAAATGCCGCGGGCGATGACTTCGCGGTACTGTTCATCGCTGATGCCGCTGCCGCCGTGCATGACGAGCGGCGTATCCGTGCGCTTTGCGACCTCGGATATTACGTCCATATTGAGTACGGGTTTGGTCGCATAAATTCCGTGCGCCGTACCGAAAGCGATGGCGAGCGCGTCGATATCCGTACGGGCGATGAAATCGGGCACGAGCGCGGGATCGGTATAGAGCGCACTGCCGCCGCCGTTTCCGCCCTCACGGTTGGGAAGGCGTCCCAATTCCGCCTCGACGTCCGCGCCGTGCGCGTGCGCGTAATCCGTCACCTCGCGCGTGCCGCGGATATTCTCTTCATAAGAAAGCGCGGAACGATCGATCATGACCGAGGTAAACCCCAAATCAATGGCGCGCTTGCAGTATTCGAAATCTTCGCCGTGGTCGAGGTGCACGCACACGTTTACCGAACTTGCCTTTGCAAGCGAGAGCATGACGCGACCTATCCTTTCGAGGGGCGCGACGTTCTCATGAATCTGGGCGTGTGACACGATGACGGGCACGTCCAGTTTTTCCGCGCTGTCAAGAACGGCGAGCAGGCATTCGAGATTGGGGGTATTGAACGCGCCGACCGCTATGCCGCGCGCGTTTCCTTCCTTTAAAATTTCTTTCAATCCGACTAACATAATGTTACCTCTCGATGTCCACGAGTTCATACCCGAGGTAGGTCGTAAACGCCTCTTCGAGCACTTTTTTCATATGTCCGACGCCCACCGTGGTATGGTGCTTGAATCCGCCCTTGGCAAGCCGCAGAAGTTTATTCTGCAAATCGGGGATCTCCGCCACGCCGCCGCACCCGAAAAAGGCAGATTCGATGGGTTCGCCCGTAAATTTTGCTTCGCTCGCATAGACTTTCAGTTTGCCGTTTTCGGTAAAGCAGTTGGAAAAAGTCATGTCGAACGCGGCGATACGCCCCTCGTTGGAACCCCAGCCGCTGCCCGGGTCGCCTTTGGCAAACATTTTATGTTCGGTCACGACGCCTTTGCCCGCCATCAACGACTGCGCTACGGGCCCGCAATGGAACAGGATCACCTTGTTTTCCTCTTCGCCGTAGTTGTTGTTCCAGTCGAGGCAAGCGGTCGGCCTTTCCGACGCCAAAGCCATGGCGCGCATGGTGATCGCCGAGCACAGGTCGATCTCACACGAGGCGACTATGCCGCGGTCGTTGAGTTCGGAAAGCAAAACGCAGGGACACACGCGCAGAATGGTTTCCATTTCATTCCAGCAGCGCAGGGATATAGCGTCCAGTTTGTATTCTTCGATATACTCGTCGATGACGACGGAAATTTTCGCGAGCGTCTTTTTGTTGTTTTCGGGCACGCGCGAAAAATCGGTGTAGGCTTCCAACCGCTCGATCTTTTTAAGAACGGCGCAATCGTCGTCGCTCTTTTTCTGCACTTTAAAAACGAGTTCGGAAAGGTCGAAACTTTCCACGTTGATGCCGTAGCGCTGCAAGGCGACCTCGTCGAAACGCACTGTCTTGAACGCCGTCGTACGCGCGCCGATACAGCCGAGATTAAAGCGTTTCATGCCCTTGACCACGCGGCATATCGCGGCAAAATCATCGAGATTGCGGCGGAAAGCGGCGGAGAGCGGATGCACTACGTGCGGTTTCATGACCGTAAACGGTATTTTATACTGATAGAAAACGTCGGTCACGGAAAATTTACCGCAAAACGCGTCGCGGCGCTGTTTGAAATCCATTTTGCCGATCTCGTCGGGATACGCCTGCATGAGAATGGGAACGCCCGCGTCCTGCAAGGCGGTCACCGCGCCGTTCTCGTCGATAAAGATCGGCATACAGAGAATGACGCCGTCGTATTCGCCCTCATGGCTTTTCAGCCAGTCGTGATAGAGTCGGCCTTCTTCTCGCGTTTCCACCGCGCCGTAGCGGGTAGCGCCCGCATCCATCACCAGCGATTCGTGTCCCGCATCGGCAACGGCGCGCATCATGTCGGCGCGCGCGCCTGCAATGAGTTCCGCGGGCATAAATCCGCGGTTTCCGAAAAACAATGCAAATTTCATTTTAATAAAACTCCTTTAACGTCTGATATAGTTTTTTATATTTCGAATATTGTTCCTCGTACGCGGCGTGCAAGTCCGCATCGGGAAAAAATTCTTCCCGATACTGCACGAACAGTTTTGCCGCCTCTTCAAGATCTGCAAACTGCCCCATCGCCACCGATTGCAGCATCGCGCAGCCGCACAGCCCCCCTTCGCTCGAACGCAGCGTTCGGAAAGGAATGTTTTCGATATCCGCTTTCGCTTGCAGCCACAATCCGGAATTGGCGCCGCCGCCCGTTGCCGTCGCGCCCGTAACTTTTATCCCGTAAGCAGACGCGGTTTCGAGATTCAGTCGCATTTCCATCGCTGTGCCTTCCATGACCGAGCGATATACGTCGCGGTCGGTCGCCCGCAACGTGAGGTTCAGAATCGCGCCCTTTGCATGGATATTCTGATACGGCGTCGCCGCGCCGCCGAAATACGGGAGCGTAAGAATGCCCGTAGGCGCGCGTTTCATATCCTTTTCGATATAGGAAAAAAAGTTTTCTTCGTTCCCGCGATACCCGTGCAGCAACTCGTCCTTGAACCAGGAAACGAGCGAACCGTTCGAATAGTTGAACATATACGTGCAGTACAATCCCTTTACCGCATACGGGACGCAGGGATACCCCTGCTCGCCCATCGT from Candidatus Borkfalkia ceftriaxoniphila encodes the following:
- a CDS encoding class II fructose-bisphosphate aldolase, which codes for MLVGLKEILKEGNARGIAVGAFNTPNLECLLAVLDSAEKLDVPVIVSHAQIHENVAPLERIGRVMLSLAKASSVNVCVHLDHGEDFEYCKRAIDLGFTSVMIDRSALSYEENIRGTREVTDYAHAHGADVEAELGRLPNREGGNGGGSALYTDPALVPDFIARTDIDALAIAFGTAHGIYATKPVLNMDVISEVAKRTDTPLVMHGGSGISDEQYREVIARGISKINYYTYMSYAGYAAAKAQAEEKETGFYHDLALRAQNAMAANAERTLRVFSGREA
- a CDS encoding L-fucose/L-arabinose isomerase family protein translates to MKFALFFGNRGFMPAELIAGARADMMRAVADAGHESLVMDAGATRYGAVETREEGRLYHDWLKSHEGEYDGVILCMPIFIDENGAVTALQDAGVPILMQAYPDEIGKMDFKQRRDAFCGKFSVTDVFYQYKIPFTVMKPHVVHPLSAAFRRNLDDFAAICRVVKGMKRFNLGCIGARTTAFKTVRFDEVALQRYGINVESFDLSELVFKVQKKSDDDCAVLKKIERLEAYTDFSRVPENNKKTLAKISVVIDEYIEEYKLDAISLRCWNEMETILRVCPCVLLSELNDRGIVASCEIDLCSAITMRAMALASERPTACLDWNNNYGEEENKVILFHCGPVAQSLMAGKGVVTEHKMFAKGDPGSGWGSNEGRIAAFDMTFSNCFTENGKLKVYASEAKFTGEPIESAFFGCGGVAEIPDLQNKLLRLAKGGFKHHTTVGVGHMKKVLEEAFTTYLGYELVDIER
- a CDS encoding hydrolase, coding for MKDKQEEFLNIYDACIHREGAAALREYLFKSDFFRAPASTRYHCAYEGGLCEHSVNTYKRLLFAVQNEYGEIWEERVPHESIAVCGLLHDLCKIDFYKQDFRNVKENGEWVRRPYYAREELFPFGHGEKSVYIISSFMRLTREEAMAINWHMGGFDTRVKGWDPSISEAYDKYPLAVLMHVSDLEATYIDEKRGV
- a CDS encoding leucine-rich repeat domain-containing protein, translating into MTRKRKILIILLVLAFALSAISFGAVYAYNVLVRYNYNVKAETPLLSASVSEDGATLTVTNAGGAYTTKCDVILTMEGAGTLNAQAPDLLVTYSENGKERVRSVYKNLALNGSSTDFHIESASAVEILAVRPAEAAYNGETVEYRNAYVSSTQDLKLLNTQENYNNPFEFIGNALSKNTVAYAVCLIDDITLDESLTLNFPCSLDTLDRTLTLQHDLTIRHSYAGRFYLAGLKPVAISDGVTFTVIAPKGYYDVSETLGLNEQNFIGTFDYATYGDEILNDALNFAKTFIPERVCKSLLLPMQYQSFGVNLYYEFADTKIPFYGEISEKGALQRKETTERYIITITAERGGKKRVATADFRVIGTGDSAFSEVLGEVLSERIYAESEDTELLSVLGELCAAGDFSQAFTLQISDNSALPENDENTVKFFANGTAAQSVQFVYDAANGYLTADSVKIESFFLRRGALPVAESITLTLIVNSVSTEKIFSVRQAIVEEALYYLRDSSPAFITNQPYSVLNLRADGLYLGNTKITSSKLNLTALRYCLVTSDGTTDTTVDAAAYFTLGDDGLTLSLLTDQTEIPKNLYLKYECAFSGENAPRILKQRVVQAIPGSGGENTGFESNNPFDALFLSSEVNWLEGGTFEVPPTSSSYFADIEILSVGGETYNAAKHKLCYLDYSGNEFAHAGNTYYKIIEFTTDRNYVPDSNTPVKVRCTYLESETESVVLTQDYTFTIHGIFKCGDNSELVGDKSGYTPYVFEDQTFYQMTISLLDAVYVSELSDGARLILSDSKYFQGTLDYSKLSSLAPAEGVRLDGIERLANSPSINFHGVKIADLSAFAAYEGSALKTLNLSDCALTDGILYGLDAENSWIYGLHLMNADLSANSVSRTDKLLARTVASLDLSSQKNGCLSEIGGLNNLMELTNLTLSDNAIYRFETLKNLKNLRILKIDGNRLNDPMYGTDGALNVPVYVWMIKTNAVGIYAQKDSDVALKISDGNANKFSEGGCIDTKTAAGCVALNAFAMPTKLYSQNAKTKLEADITGLNVSDYRFRFSDLNGVTDNSLTYIVDYANSSVISGTLTDDAACCYIVAATDLSGNVTAYREFSVTVYYAEVQS
- a CDS encoding aldose 1-epimerase family protein; its protein translation is MDAKISNFQQVASLRRYTLTEGGANGLRVLDCDNGKIRFLLNESKALDIMQLYCEGKNISFVSKNGFKAEHGDFLQRFEGGMVYTCGLDSVGAREGFPLHGTLHGRAAKITRAECSNRGIFVEGEISDTALFGKNLLLKRRIYSDIGSDTVTLKDTLVNLGFREEDYCLLYHVNVGYPMLDEGAEIRAEIEEAIPRTAWAKERAAQRSIITAPVPEEEETCYFLRLKEPCVSLENKKIQKRFSLAYSGDMLPEFVQWKSMASGDYALGLEPCTTKLDDGFHYSKIAPNEEISFRLRLSVTPLD